The nucleotide sequence CTGGCCCCGTGACACAGCGTGATTCCATTAGCCAAGCCTGCTCACGCGGGTCAAGAAGAAACCTGAACCATGGCCACTATCCACGTAGACGGCAACGATTTCGAAGTCGATGGGGCGGACAACCTGCTGCAGGCCTGTTTGTCCCTCGGTCTCGACATTCCTTACTTCTGCTGGCACCCGGCGCTCGGTAGCGTTGGGGCCTGCCGCCAGTGTGCGGTCAAGCAGTACAGCGATGAGAACGACACCCGCGGTCGTATCGTCATGTCCTGCATGACGCCCGCCACCGACAACAGCTGGATTTCCATCGACGATGCCGAGGCCAAAGCCTTTCGCGCCAGCGTGGTCGAATGGCTGATGACCAACCACCCGCACGACTGCCCGGTGTGCGAGGAAGGCGGGCACTGTCACCTGCAAGACATGACAGTGATGACCGGTCACAACCAGCGCCGTTATCGCTTCAGTAAACGCACCCACCAAAACCAGCAGCTTGGGCCGTTTATTTCCCACGAAATGAACCGCTGCATCGCCTGCTACCGTTGCGTGCGCTATTACAAGGATTACGCGGGCGGCACCGACTTAGGCGTGTACGGCGCGCACGACAACGTGTACTTCGGCCGCGTCGAAGACGGCGTGCTGGAAAGCGAGTTCTCCGGCAACCTAGTTGAGGTGTGCCCCACCGGCGTGTTCACCGACAAGACCCACTCCGAGCGCTACAACCGTAAGTGGGACATGCAGTTTGCCCCGAGCATCTGCCACGGCTGCGCCAGTGGCTGCAACACCAGCCCCGGCGAGCGTTATGGTGAGATTCGGCGCATCGAAAACCGTTTTAACGGTGACGTGAACCAGTATTTTCTCTGTGACCGTGGCCGTTTCGGTTACGGCTTCACTAACCGTTCAGACCGTCCGCGCCAGCCGCTGCTGATCAGCGCTGCGGGCCGTCAACCGCTCGGCATCGATGCCGCGCTGGACAAAGCCGCCGAACTGCTCAAGGGCAAACGCGTGATCGGCATTGGCTCGCCGCGCGCCAGCCTGGAAAGCAACTTTGCCCTGCGTGAGCTGGTCGGCGAGGCCAACTTTTACAGCGGTATTGCCGCGGATGAGCTGGACAACATCCGCCTGATCCGTGACATCCTGCAGAACGGTCCGTTGCCGGTGCCGACCCTGCGTGACGTCGAACAACACGATGCGGTATTTATCCTCGGTGAAGACCTCACCCAAACCGCTGCACGCTTGGCGCTGGCCCTGCGCCAGACGGTTAAGGGCAAGGCCACTGAAATTGCCGCATCGATGAAGATTCCAGACTGGCACATGGCCGCCGTGGAGAACGTCGCTCAAGACGCGCTACACCCGCTGTTTATCGCCAGTGTGACCGCCACGCGTCTGGATGACATTGCCGAGGCTTGCGTGCACGCTGCGCCGGCTGATTTGGCCCGCATCGGCTTTGCCGTGGCCCACGCCATTGACCCCAGCGCCCCTGCCGTTATCGGCCTAGACGCCGATGCGCGCGAATTGGTCGAGCTGATTGCCGAGGCATTGTTAGAAGCCAAGCGCCCACTGATCATCTCCGGTGCCTCATCGGGCAGCCGAGAGATCATCGAAGCGGCTGCCAACATCGCCAGCGCGCTGAAAATTCGTGAGAAAAACGCATCAATCAGCCTAGTGGTGGCGGAAGCCAACAGCCTGGGCGTGGCCCTGCTGCTGGGTGAAAGCTGCGCCGGTAAATCTGTCGATGATGCCCTGCAGGCGCTGACGACGGATCAAGCGGACGCCGTGATCGTGCTGGAAAACGACCTGTACCGCCGCGCCGATAGCGCTGCAGTCGACGCCGCGCTGGCTGCTGCTGAGGTGGTGATCGTCGCCGACCATCAACAGACGGCCACCAGTGAAAAAGCGCATTTATTGATCCCCGTGGCTAGCTTCGCCGAGGGCGATGGCACGCTGGTTAGCTTCGAAGGCCGCGCCCAGCGGTTTTTCCAAGTGTTTGAGCCGAGCTACTACGACGCCAGTATTCTGATCCGCGAAGGCTGGCGTTGGCTGCACGCGCTGCACAGCACGTTGCAAGGTAAGCCACTCGACTGGACGCAGCTGGATGCCGTCACCGCTGCTTGCGCGGCCAGCAACACTCAGCTGGCGCGTATCGGTGAGGCCGCCCCCAATGCCTCGTTCCGTATCAAGGGCATGAAACTCGCCCGTGAGCCGCACCGTTACAGCGGTCGTACCTCGATGCGCGCCAATATCAGCGTGCACGAGCCGCGTCAGCCGCAGGACCAGGACACTGCGTTTGCCTTCTCGATGGAAGGTTATTCCGGCAGCAAGGAAGACCGTCAACAAATTCCTTTTGCCTGGTCGCCGGGCTGGAACTCGCCGCAAGCCTGGAACAAGTTTCAGGACGAAGTCGGCGGCCACTTGCGCGCGGGCGACCCCGGTGTGCGTTTGCTTGAGGCTAAAGGTGACGCGTTGCCGTGGTTCAGCGTACCGGAGGCGTTCAACCCGGCGCCCGGCACGCTGCACGCGGTGGCGTTGTATCACCTGTTTGGCAGCGAAGAAACCTCGGCCCGCGCTGCGCCGCTGCAAGAGCGTATCCCCCAGGCGTATGCACTGTTGGCAAAAGCTGAAGCACAGCGGCTGGGTGTGAAGGACGGTGATCTATTGAGTGTGCAGGTGGCGGGTCAGACCCTGCATTTACCGCTGCACAGCACTGAAGAATTAGCCATCGGTTTGGTGGGTTTGCCAGTGGGCTTAGCGGGCATCCCTGCGCTGTTCGCAGGCGCCGTGGCGACTGCGCGTTCGATGCCATGCACCGAGGAGGCCGCGCAATGAGTTGGCTGACGCCTGAGGTGATGGACGTACTGATTGCCGTGCTTAAAGCCATCGTGATTCTGTTGGTGGTGGTGGTTTGCGGTGCGCTACTGAGCTTTGTTGAGCGTCGCCTGCTCGGTTGGTGGCAGGACCGCTACGGCCCGAATCGCGTCGGTCCGTTCGGCATGTTTCAGATTGCCGCCGACATGATCAAGATGTTCTTTAAGGAAGACTGGACGCCGCCGTTTGCTGACAAGTTCATCTTTATCCTCGCCCCGATGATCGCCTTCGCGGCCATGTTAATGGCCTTTGCGATCATCCCGATCACGCCGAATTGGGGTGTGGCAGACCTGAACATTGGCATCTTGTTTTTCTTCGCCATGGCAGGTCTGTCGGTGTACGCGGTGCTGTTCGCCGGCTGGGCCAGTAACAATAAGTTCGCCTTGCTCGGTGCGCTGCGCGCATCGGCGCAAACGGTGTCTTACGAGGTGTTCTTGGCCTTGTCGCTGATGGGTGTCGTCGCCCAGGTTGGCTCGTTCAACATGCGCGATATTGTTGATTATCAGGCGCAAAATCTGTGGTTTATCATTCCGCAGTTCTTTGGGTTTTGTACCTTCTTCATCGCTGCTGTGGCCGTGACCCACCGTCACCCCTTCGACCAACCAGAAGCGGAGCAAGAACTGGCCGACGGTTATCACATCGAATATGCCGGGATGAAGTGGGGCATGTTTTTCGTCGGTGAATACATCGGCATCATCACCGTTTCGGCGTTGTTGGTGACCTTGTTTTTCGGCGGTTGGCACGGCCCATTTGACCTGTTGTCGCAGATCCCGTTTATCTGGTTCGCCCTAAAAACCTGCTTCTTCATCATGATCTTCGTCCTGCTGCGCGCCTCGATTCCGCGCCCGCGCTATGACCAAGTTATGGCCTTCAGCTGGAAGTTTTGCTTACCGCTGACCCTGATCAACCTGCTGGTAACCGGCGCTGTTGTGCTGGCCACGGCCCAGTAAGGAGAGCGAGACAATGTTCAACTATATCTGGAGTGTATTGCACGGCACCTGGACTCAGTTACGCAGCATGGCCATGGTCTTCAGCCATGGTTTTCGCAAGCGCGACACCCTGCAATATCCAGAAGAAGCGGTGTACCTGCCGCCGCGCTACCGTGGCCGTATCGTCCTCACCCGTGACCCCGATGGCGAAGAGCGCTGCGTGGCCTGCAACCTCTGCGCCGTGGCTTGCCCGGTAGGCTGCATCTCGCTGCAGAAGGCTGAAACCGAAGACGGTCGCTGGTACCCGGATTTTTTCCGCATCAATTTCTCGCGCTGCATCTTCTGCGGCTTGTGTGAAGAAGCGTGCCCGACCACGGCGATCCAACTCACCCCGGATTTCGAGATGGGTGAGTACAAGCGTCAGGACCTGGTGTACGAGAAGGAAGACCTGCTGATCTCCGGCCCGGGCAAAAATCCCGATTACAACTTCTACCGCGTCGCCGGTATGGCCATCGCGGGCAAGCCGAAAGGCGCTGCGCAGAATGAGGCCGAGCCGGTTAACGTCAAGGGGTTGTTGCCATGATCTGTTGCGCCTCAACGCAATACCCTCTCCCCCAGCCCCTCTCCCATCAATGGGCGAGGCGCGTTATGAGGAGCCTCTAATGGAATTCGCGTTCTACCTCGCCGCCGGCGTTGCCGTGGCGGCCACCTTCAGGGTGATTACCGCGAGTAATCCGGTGCACGCTCTGCTGTATTTGATCCTGTCACTGTTGGCCGTGGCCATGACCTTCTTTGCCCTTGGCGCTCCGTTTGCCGGTGCATTGGAAATCATCGTGTATGCCGGCGCGATCATGGTGT is from Pseudomonas sp. TMP9 and encodes:
- the nuoH gene encoding NADH-quinone oxidoreductase subunit NuoH; the encoded protein is MSWLTPEVMDVLIAVLKAIVILLVVVVCGALLSFVERRLLGWWQDRYGPNRVGPFGMFQIAADMIKMFFKEDWTPPFADKFIFILAPMIAFAAMLMAFAIIPITPNWGVADLNIGILFFFAMAGLSVYAVLFAGWASNNKFALLGALRASAQTVSYEVFLALSLMGVVAQVGSFNMRDIVDYQAQNLWFIIPQFFGFCTFFIAAVAVTHRHPFDQPEAEQELADGYHIEYAGMKWGMFFVGEYIGIITVSALLVTLFFGGWHGPFDLLSQIPFIWFALKTCFFIMIFVLLRASIPRPRYDQVMAFSWKFCLPLTLINLLVTGAVVLATAQ
- the nuoI gene encoding NADH-quinone oxidoreductase subunit NuoI; protein product: MFNYIWSVLHGTWTQLRSMAMVFSHGFRKRDTLQYPEEAVYLPPRYRGRIVLTRDPDGEERCVACNLCAVACPVGCISLQKAETEDGRWYPDFFRINFSRCIFCGLCEEACPTTAIQLTPDFEMGEYKRQDLVYEKEDLLISGPGKNPDYNFYRVAGMAIAGKPKGAAQNEAEPVNVKGLLP
- the nuoG gene encoding NADH-quinone oxidoreductase subunit NuoG, yielding MATIHVDGNDFEVDGADNLLQACLSLGLDIPYFCWHPALGSVGACRQCAVKQYSDENDTRGRIVMSCMTPATDNSWISIDDAEAKAFRASVVEWLMTNHPHDCPVCEEGGHCHLQDMTVMTGHNQRRYRFSKRTHQNQQLGPFISHEMNRCIACYRCVRYYKDYAGGTDLGVYGAHDNVYFGRVEDGVLESEFSGNLVEVCPTGVFTDKTHSERYNRKWDMQFAPSICHGCASGCNTSPGERYGEIRRIENRFNGDVNQYFLCDRGRFGYGFTNRSDRPRQPLLISAAGRQPLGIDAALDKAAELLKGKRVIGIGSPRASLESNFALRELVGEANFYSGIAADELDNIRLIRDILQNGPLPVPTLRDVEQHDAVFILGEDLTQTAARLALALRQTVKGKATEIAASMKIPDWHMAAVENVAQDALHPLFIASVTATRLDDIAEACVHAAPADLARIGFAVAHAIDPSAPAVIGLDADARELVELIAEALLEAKRPLIISGASSGSREIIEAAANIASALKIREKNASISLVVAEANSLGVALLLGESCAGKSVDDALQALTTDQADAVIVLENDLYRRADSAAVDAALAAAEVVIVADHQQTATSEKAHLLIPVASFAEGDGTLVSFEGRAQRFFQVFEPSYYDASILIREGWRWLHALHSTLQGKPLDWTQLDAVTAACAASNTQLARIGEAAPNASFRIKGMKLAREPHRYSGRTSMRANISVHEPRQPQDQDTAFAFSMEGYSGSKEDRQQIPFAWSPGWNSPQAWNKFQDEVGGHLRAGDPGVRLLEAKGDALPWFSVPEAFNPAPGTLHAVALYHLFGSEETSARAAPLQERIPQAYALLAKAEAQRLGVKDGDLLSVQVAGQTLHLPLHSTEELAIGLVGLPVGLAGIPALFAGAVATARSMPCTEEAAQ